In one Cupriavidus taiwanensis genomic region, the following are encoded:
- a CDS encoding LrgB family protein yields MMTPRLNEIWVYLAASPLVGLTATLLAYVFAFRIYEKSRFSPLANPVMIAVALLVTVLTVTGTPYKTYFDGAQFVHFLLGPATVALAVPLYLQLPKLRTHVFPLLAGLVAGSVVAVVSAVGIAWLLGASPETVRSLAPKSVTIPIAMGVAEKIGGLPSLTAVLVMGTGIIGAVSATMLLNLLRVRDYSVRGFATGVAAHGIGTARAFQVNQEAGAFAALGMGLNGVLTAILVPVMAAWMPH; encoded by the coding sequence ATGATGACGCCGCGCCTGAACGAGATCTGGGTCTACCTGGCCGCCAGCCCGCTGGTGGGACTGACCGCGACGCTGCTAGCCTATGTGTTCGCCTTCCGCATCTACGAGAAATCGCGCTTCTCGCCGCTGGCCAATCCGGTGATGATCGCGGTGGCGCTGCTGGTCACGGTGCTGACGGTCACCGGCACGCCCTACAAGACCTACTTCGACGGCGCGCAGTTCGTGCACTTCCTGCTCGGACCGGCGACGGTGGCGCTGGCGGTGCCGCTGTACCTGCAGCTGCCCAAGCTGCGCACCCACGTGTTTCCGTTGCTGGCCGGACTGGTGGCCGGCTCGGTGGTGGCGGTGGTGTCGGCGGTGGGCATTGCCTGGCTGCTCGGCGCCTCGCCGGAAACGGTGCGCTCGCTCGCGCCCAAGTCGGTGACGATCCCGATCGCCATGGGCGTGGCCGAGAAGATCGGCGGGCTGCCGTCGCTGACCGCGGTGCTGGTGATGGGCACTGGCATCATCGGCGCGGTCAGCGCGACCATGCTGCTGAACCTGCTGCGCGTCCGCGACTACAGCGTGCGCGGCTTCGCCACCGGCGTGGCCGCGCACGGCATCGGCACCGCGCGCGCGTTCCAGGTCAACCAGGAAGCCGGCGCCTTTGCCGCGCTCGGCATGGGCCTGAACGGCGTGCTGACCGCGATCCTGGTGCCGGTGATGGCGGCGTGGATGCCGCACTGA
- a CDS encoding YggS family pyridoxal phosphate-dependent enzyme, translating to MSVIAANLQAVRQGIAAAAQQAGRQPADVALLAVSKTVSPDRIRAAYAAGQLAFGENYVQEGIDKIAALADLRDQLQWHFIGPLQSNKTRPVAEHFDWVHTIDRLKIAERLSAQRPAGMPALQVCIQVNISGEASKSGVAPAEVPALAHAVAALPGLQLRGLMAIPEPAHEPAAQRRPFAAMRAMLQALRGDGLALDTLSMGMSGDMEAAIAEGATLVRIGTAIFGARG from the coding sequence ATGTCTGTGATTGCCGCCAACTTGCAAGCCGTGCGCCAGGGCATTGCGGCGGCAGCACAACAGGCTGGCAGGCAGCCCGCGGACGTCGCCCTGCTGGCGGTTTCCAAGACCGTTTCCCCCGACCGCATAAGGGCCGCATACGCCGCCGGACAGCTCGCTTTCGGCGAAAACTACGTCCAGGAAGGCATCGACAAGATCGCCGCGCTGGCCGACCTGCGCGACCAGCTGCAATGGCATTTCATCGGCCCGCTGCAGAGCAACAAGACGCGGCCGGTGGCGGAACATTTCGACTGGGTCCACACCATCGACCGGCTCAAGATCGCCGAGCGGCTGTCGGCGCAGCGCCCGGCCGGCATGCCGGCGCTGCAGGTCTGCATCCAGGTCAATATCAGCGGCGAAGCCAGCAAGAGCGGCGTCGCCCCGGCCGAGGTGCCCGCGCTGGCGCATGCTGTCGCGGCCCTGCCCGGCCTGCAACTGCGCGGGCTGATGGCGATCCCCGAACCCGCACACGAGCCCGCCGCGCAACGCCGCCCGTTCGCCGCCATGCGTGCCATGCTGCAGGCGCTGCGCGGCGACGGCCTGGCGCTCGACACGCTGTCGATGGGCATGTCGGGCGACATGGAGGCCGCCATTGCCGAGGGCGCGACCCTGGTGCGGATCGGCACCGCCATCTTCGGCGCGCGCGGCTGA
- a CDS encoding ion transporter produces MRENPRRRQHQEAVVRQRLGQPEAGWRQRWYTIIFEADTREGRIFDVALLLAIVASVMIVMLDSLPGLNQRLGRAFTALEWMCTLLFTAEYAMRLLVVRRPWRYALSFYGVIDFISIMPTWLAFFVPELHFLIDVRLLRLLRVFRILKLTVYFEEAEILYRALVNSRRKIFVFLAAVFIITVILGTVMYVVEGPEHGFHSIPVSMYWAVVTLTTTGFGDMVPKTPLGQFITSLTILLGYGIIAFPTGIVGAELAASIMKRPLTTRTCTHCLTEGHEPDAQYCKHCGSPLPVYQNDRPEVPGGRDGST; encoded by the coding sequence ATGCGAGAAAATCCCCGCCGGCGCCAGCACCAGGAAGCCGTGGTGCGCCAGCGCCTGGGCCAGCCCGAGGCCGGCTGGCGCCAGCGCTGGTACACCATCATCTTCGAGGCCGACACCCGCGAAGGGCGCATCTTCGATGTCGCGCTGCTGCTCGCCATCGTCGCCAGCGTGATGATCGTGATGCTCGACAGCCTGCCGGGGCTCAACCAGCGCCTGGGCCGAGCCTTCACGGCGCTGGAATGGATGTGCACGCTGCTGTTCACGGCCGAGTACGCCATGCGACTGCTGGTGGTGCGGCGGCCGTGGCGCTACGCGCTGAGCTTCTACGGCGTCATCGACTTCATCTCGATCATGCCGACCTGGCTGGCGTTCTTCGTGCCGGAGCTGCATTTCCTGATCGACGTGCGCCTGCTGCGGCTGCTGCGCGTGTTCCGGATCCTGAAGCTGACGGTGTATTTCGAGGAAGCCGAGATCCTGTACCGCGCGCTGGTCAACAGCCGGCGCAAGATCTTCGTGTTCCTGGCCGCGGTGTTCATCATCACCGTGATCCTGGGCACCGTGATGTACGTGGTCGAGGGCCCGGAGCACGGCTTCCACAGCATCCCGGTCAGCATGTACTGGGCGGTGGTGACGCTGACTACCACCGGCTTCGGCGACATGGTGCCGAAGACGCCGCTGGGGCAGTTCATCACCTCGCTGACGATTCTGCTGGGCTACGGCATCATCGCCTTTCCCACCGGCATCGTCGGCGCCGAGCTGGCCGCCAGCATCATGAAGCGGCCGCTGACCACGCGCACCTGTACCCATTGCCTGACCGAGGGGCACGAGCCCGACGCGCAGTATTGCAAGCACTGCGGCAGTCCGCTGCCGGTGTATCAGAACGACCGGCCTGAAGTCCCGGGCGGCCGCGACGGCTCGACCTGA
- a CDS encoding VOC family protein: MSHRLINWLEIPVIDMNRAVGFYEQVFDVRLRRETMSQVDMAVFPHPDPGGALVAGEGYRPSNYYGTVPYLHAPELDALLERAARAGGKTVFGPLRLPGEIGRIAHITDSEGNRIGLHEPVAG; encoded by the coding sequence ATGAGCCACCGCCTGATCAACTGGCTGGAAATCCCCGTTATCGACATGAACCGCGCCGTCGGCTTCTACGAGCAGGTGTTCGATGTCCGGCTGCGCCGCGAAACCATGAGCCAGGTCGACATGGCGGTGTTTCCGCATCCCGATCCCGGCGGCGCGCTGGTCGCCGGCGAAGGCTACCGCCCCAGCAACTACTACGGCACGGTGCCGTACCTGCATGCGCCGGAACTCGATGCGCTACTGGAGCGTGCCGCGCGCGCCGGCGGCAAGACCGTGTTCGGGCCGCTGCGGCTGCCGGGCGAGATCGGCCGCATCGCGCATATCACCGACAGCGAGGGCAACCGCATCGGCCTGCACGAGCCGGTGGCCGGATGA
- a CDS encoding glutathione peroxidase, translated as MSNVYQFEANSLAGQPVPLSQFQGKVMLVVNTASECGFTPQYQGLQKLYDEYHGRGLEVLGFPCNQFGKQEPGDAQQIGQFCETRFAVRFPMFAKIDVNGPSAHPLYQWLTTEKRGVLGTQGIKWNFTKFLLRRDGTVFKRYAPTTKPEELRADIERLLSDPAA; from the coding sequence ATGAGCAATGTCTACCAGTTCGAAGCCAACTCGCTCGCCGGCCAGCCGGTGCCGCTGTCGCAGTTCCAGGGCAAGGTGATGCTGGTGGTCAATACCGCCAGCGAATGCGGCTTTACGCCGCAGTACCAGGGCCTGCAGAAGCTTTATGACGAATACCACGGGCGCGGCCTGGAGGTGCTGGGCTTCCCGTGCAACCAGTTCGGCAAGCAGGAGCCGGGCGATGCGCAGCAGATCGGGCAGTTCTGTGAAACCCGCTTCGCGGTGCGCTTCCCGATGTTCGCCAAGATCGACGTCAACGGCCCCAGCGCCCATCCGCTGTACCAGTGGCTGACCACCGAAAAGCGTGGCGTGCTCGGTACCCAGGGCATCAAGTGGAACTTCACCAAGTTCCTGCTGCGCCGCGACGGCACCGTGTTCAAGCGCTATGCGCCGACCACCAAGCCGGAAGAGCTGCGCGCCGATATCGAGCGGCTGCTGTCCGACCCCGCCGCCTGA
- the glcE gene encoding glycolate oxidase subunit GlcE, producing the protein MQATLDAFRDAVRQATETRTALRLRGGGSKDFYGQPPQGQLLDTRAYTGIVDYDPAELVITARCGTPLAEIEAALAEKRQILAFEPPHFAPPGQPSVATLGGAVAAGLSGPRRQSVGALRDFVLGAQLMDGRGEVMDFGGQVMKNVAGYDVSRLLAGSLGTLGLILQVSVKVLPAPFDEATLRFEMAQAEAIRQLNQWGGQPLPLASSVWHAGVLHVRLSGAGAAVRAACARLGGERLEPASAAALWQSLREQTHTFFAPAQSGRALWRLAVPPVAAPLALPGEQLVEWGGGQRWWLPEEGSARADAESVRAVAQAAGGHATLFRHGDKSMGVFTPLASPLAAIHRRLKETFDPAGIFNPQRMYPGL; encoded by the coding sequence ATGCAAGCCACCCTCGACGCCTTCCGCGACGCCGTCAGGCAAGCCACCGAGACCCGCACCGCGCTGCGGCTGCGCGGCGGCGGCAGCAAGGACTTCTACGGCCAGCCGCCGCAAGGCCAGCTGCTGGACACGCGCGCCTACACCGGCATCGTCGACTACGACCCGGCCGAACTGGTGATCACCGCGCGCTGCGGCACGCCGCTGGCCGAGATCGAAGCCGCGCTGGCGGAAAAGCGCCAGATCCTGGCGTTCGAGCCGCCCCACTTCGCGCCGCCCGGCCAGCCCAGCGTGGCGACGCTGGGCGGTGCCGTCGCCGCGGGGTTGTCGGGCCCGCGCCGCCAATCGGTGGGCGCGCTGCGCGACTTCGTGCTGGGCGCGCAGCTGATGGACGGCCGCGGCGAAGTGATGGACTTCGGCGGCCAGGTGATGAAGAACGTCGCGGGCTACGACGTGTCGCGGCTGCTGGCGGGCTCGCTCGGCACGCTCGGGCTGATCCTGCAGGTCTCGGTCAAGGTGCTGCCGGCGCCGTTCGACGAGGCCACGCTGCGCTTCGAGATGGCGCAGGCCGAAGCGATCCGGCAACTGAACCAGTGGGGCGGCCAGCCGCTGCCGCTGGCATCTTCGGTGTGGCATGCAGGCGTGCTGCACGTGCGCCTGTCCGGCGCCGGCGCCGCGGTGCGCGCGGCCTGCGCCAGGCTCGGCGGCGAACGCCTGGAGCCGGCCTCGGCTGCGGCGCTGTGGCAGTCGCTGCGCGAGCAGACCCATACGTTCTTCGCCCCGGCGCAATCCGGCCGCGCGCTGTGGCGCCTCGCGGTGCCCCCGGTGGCCGCGCCGCTGGCGCTGCCGGGCGAACAGCTGGTCGAATGGGGCGGCGGCCAGCGCTGGTGGCTGCCCGAAGAGGGTTCGGCCAGGGCCGACGCCGAAAGCGTGCGCGCGGTGGCCCAGGCCGCCGGTGGCCATGCCACGCTGTTTCGCCACGGTGACAAGTCGATGGGCGTGTTCACGCCGCTGGCGTCGCCGCTGGCCGCGATCCATCGCCGCCTGAAGGAAACCTTCGACCCGGCCGGCATCTTCAATCCGCAGCGCATGTACCCCGGGCTCTGA
- the glcF gene encoding glycolate oxidase subunit GlcF has translation MQTTLADFLRDTPEGEEAKSIVGKCVHCGFCTATCPTYQLLGDELDGPRGRIYLMKQVLEGHAITESTRLHLDRCLTCRNCESTCPSGVRYGRLVDIGRQLVDDQLEAEGVRRPASQRIARWVLREGLTRPALFGTALRLGQMMRPLLPGTLRAKVPPLSASAAPGAWPRNTHARKMLLLDGCVQPAMSPNINAATARVFDRVGVQLVVAREAGCCGAIRFHTGDHDGGLDNMRRNIDAWWPHVEAGAEAIVMTASGCGAMVKDYGHLLRNDPAYAERARRISALTRDLSEILPDFADDLHAAAGAVPRDGRRVAYHPPCTLQHGQQIRGKVEALLTGLGVEVKLCADSHLCCGSAGTYSVLQPELAQRLRDDKLAKLQATQPEAIVSANIGCISHLQGGTDTPVMHWIELVDRMLG, from the coding sequence ATGCAAACGACCCTGGCCGATTTTCTCCGCGACACGCCCGAAGGCGAGGAAGCCAAATCCATCGTCGGCAAATGCGTGCATTGCGGCTTCTGCACCGCCACCTGCCCCACCTACCAGCTGCTCGGCGATGAACTGGACGGGCCGCGCGGGCGCATCTACCTGATGAAGCAGGTGCTCGAAGGCCATGCCATCACCGAAAGCACGCGCCTGCACCTGGACCGCTGCCTGACCTGCCGCAACTGCGAATCGACCTGCCCGTCCGGCGTGCGCTACGGCCGCCTGGTCGACATCGGCCGCCAGCTGGTCGACGACCAGCTCGAGGCCGAGGGCGTGCGGCGTCCCGCCAGCCAGCGCATCGCGCGCTGGGTGCTGCGCGAGGGACTGACGCGGCCGGCGCTGTTCGGCACGGCGCTGCGCCTGGGCCAGATGATGCGCCCGCTGCTGCCGGGCACGCTGCGCGCCAAGGTGCCGCCGCTGTCGGCCAGCGCCGCGCCCGGCGCGTGGCCGCGCAACACCCATGCGCGCAAGATGCTGTTGCTCGACGGTTGCGTGCAGCCGGCAATGTCGCCCAACATCAATGCCGCCACCGCGCGCGTGTTCGACCGTGTCGGCGTACAACTGGTGGTGGCGCGCGAGGCCGGCTGCTGCGGCGCGATCCGCTTCCACACCGGCGACCACGATGGCGGCCTCGACAATATGCGGCGCAATATCGACGCCTGGTGGCCGCATGTCGAAGCCGGCGCCGAAGCCATCGTGATGACCGCCTCCGGCTGCGGCGCGATGGTCAAGGACTACGGCCACCTGCTGCGCAACGACCCCGCCTATGCCGAGCGCGCGCGCCGCATCTCGGCGCTGACGCGAGACCTGTCCGAGATCCTGCCGGACTTTGCCGACGACCTGCACGCCGCCGCCGGCGCAGTCCCGCGCGACGGCCGGCGCGTGGCCTACCACCCGCCCTGCACGCTGCAGCACGGCCAGCAGATCCGCGGCAAGGTCGAAGCGCTCTTGACCGGCCTCGGCGTGGAAGTCAAACTCTGCGCTGACAGCCACCTGTGCTGCGGCTCGGCGGGCACTTACTCGGTGCTGCAGCCGGAACTGGCCCAGCGCCTGCGCGACGACAAGCTCGCCAAACTGCAGGCGACCCAGCCCGAAGCCATCGTCTCGGCCAATATCGGCTGCATCTCGCACCTGCAGGGCGGCACCGATACGCCGGTCATGCACTGGATCGAACTGGTCGACCGGATGCTGGGATAA
- a CDS encoding CidA/LrgA family protein, with product MLQTFAILLVFQSVGEVISYALTLPVPGPVLGMILLFGWLVFDDRLLPVIQGTTTELLKHLSLLFVPAGVGIMVHANRIEGEWMPILVALVVSTWLAIATTAVVTRMLMRKRSGSPDAPPADAKGEQA from the coding sequence ATGCTCCAGACCTTTGCCATCCTGTTGGTTTTTCAGTCCGTCGGCGAGGTGATCAGCTACGCGCTGACCCTGCCCGTGCCCGGCCCCGTGCTCGGCATGATCCTGCTGTTCGGCTGGCTCGTCTTCGACGACCGGCTGCTGCCCGTGATCCAGGGCACCACCACCGAGCTGCTCAAGCACCTGTCGCTGCTGTTCGTGCCGGCCGGCGTCGGCATCATGGTCCACGCCAACCGCATCGAGGGCGAATGGATGCCGATCCTGGTCGCGCTGGTGGTGTCGACATGGCTGGCCATTGCCACCACCGCGGTGGTCACGCGCATGCTGATGCGCAAGCGCTCCGGCAGCCCCGACGCGCCGCCCGCCGACGCCAAGGGGGAACAGGCATGA
- the proC gene encoding pyrroline-5-carboxylate reductase: MLDTLTFGFLGGGNMASALIGGLIARGVPAGAIRVVDPFPEAQQRLARDLGVHAAAAPDAAFGASDVLVLAVKPQQFRDAAAQLLPHLPAGGRGNLVISVAAGIRLQDMQRWLGGHTRVVRAMPNTPALSGMGMTGLAAPAGLSAADRAIASAVAEAVGKCVWVDGDDQIDAVTAISGSGPAYVFYFIEAMQRAATELGLSAEQGRELAVETFRGAATLAGQSPEPVATLRERVTSKGGTTYAALTAMDAGGIADAFVRAMHAAAARGKEMGAEFGKD; this comes from the coding sequence ATGCTCGACACCCTCACCTTCGGCTTTCTCGGCGGCGGCAACATGGCTTCCGCACTGATCGGCGGCCTGATCGCGCGCGGCGTGCCCGCCGGCGCGATCCGCGTGGTCGACCCGTTCCCGGAAGCGCAGCAGCGCCTGGCGCGCGACCTCGGCGTGCATGCCGCCGCGGCGCCGGACGCCGCCTTCGGCGCCAGCGACGTGCTGGTGCTGGCGGTCAAGCCGCAGCAGTTCCGCGACGCCGCGGCGCAGCTGCTGCCGCACCTGCCGGCCGGCGGCCGGGGCAACCTGGTGATCAGCGTGGCCGCCGGCATCCGGCTGCAGGACATGCAGCGCTGGCTCGGCGGGCACACCCGCGTGGTGCGGGCGATGCCGAATACGCCGGCGCTGTCGGGCATGGGCATGACCGGGCTGGCGGCACCGGCCGGGCTCTCGGCCGCGGACCGGGCCATTGCCAGCGCCGTGGCCGAGGCCGTCGGCAAGTGCGTGTGGGTCGATGGCGATGACCAGATCGACGCCGTCACCGCGATTTCCGGCAGCGGTCCGGCCTATGTGTTCTATTTCATCGAGGCCATGCAGCGCGCCGCCACCGAACTGGGGCTGAGCGCCGAGCAGGGACGCGAACTCGCGGTGGAAACCTTCCGCGGCGCGGCCACGCTGGCGGGACAGTCGCCCGAACCGGTGGCAACGCTGCGCGAACGCGTGACGTCCAAGGGCGGGACTACCTACGCGGCGCTGACGGCAATGGATGCGGGCGGCATTGCCGATGCCTTCGTGCGCGCCATGCATGCGGCAGCGGCGCGCGGCAAGGAGATGGGGGCGGAGTTCGGGAAGGATTGA
- a CDS encoding PilT/PilU family type 4a pilus ATPase produces the protein MLDRESAAKYINDLLELMVSNRGSDLFITSDFPPAIKVDGKITPVSQQPLNPTQALGLVRSVMNERQVQDFDTSRECNFAISAPKAGRFRVSAFIQQGKAGMVVRTINTRIPSVADLDLPQTLHDVVMAKRGLVIVTGATGSGKSTTLAAMLDHRNAHSYGHIITIEDPIEYVHAHQNCIVTQREVGIDTESWHVALKNTLRQAPDVILIGEIRDRETMEYAMQYAETGHLCLATLHANNANQAIDRVVNFFPEEKRQQLLIDLSLNLKAMISQRLLPRAGRKGRVPAVEIMIGTPLVADLIFKGEIHELKEVIKKSREQGMISFDQALFDLYEQGKITYEDALRNADSLNDLRLMIKLHSTHAKDSDLGAGTEHLNVI, from the coding sequence ATGCTCGACCGCGAATCCGCCGCCAAGTACATCAACGACCTGCTCGAGCTGATGGTCAGCAACCGCGGCTCTGACCTGTTCATCACCTCGGACTTCCCGCCGGCGATCAAGGTCGACGGCAAGATCACGCCGGTGTCGCAGCAGCCGCTGAACCCGACCCAGGCGCTGGGGCTGGTGCGCTCGGTGATGAACGAGCGCCAGGTGCAGGATTTCGATACCAGCCGCGAATGCAATTTCGCCATCAGCGCGCCCAAGGCCGGGCGCTTCCGCGTCTCGGCCTTCATCCAGCAGGGCAAGGCCGGCATGGTGGTGCGCACCATCAATACGCGCATCCCGTCGGTGGCCGACCTGGACCTGCCGCAGACGCTGCATGACGTGGTGATGGCCAAGCGCGGGCTGGTGATCGTCACCGGCGCGACCGGCTCGGGCAAGTCGACCACGCTGGCGGCGATGCTCGACCACCGCAACGCGCATTCCTACGGCCATATCATCACGATCGAGGATCCGATCGAGTACGTGCATGCCCACCAGAACTGCATCGTCACGCAGCGCGAGGTCGGCATCGATACCGAGTCCTGGCATGTGGCGCTGAAGAATACGCTGCGCCAGGCGCCCGACGTGATCCTGATCGGCGAGATCCGCGACCGCGAGACCATGGAGTACGCGATGCAGTACGCCGAGACCGGCCACCTGTGCCTGGCCACGCTGCACGCCAACAATGCCAACCAGGCGATCGACCGCGTGGTCAACTTCTTCCCCGAGGAGAAGCGCCAGCAGCTGCTGATCGACCTGTCGCTGAACCTGAAGGCGATGATCTCGCAGCGCCTGCTGCCGCGCGCGGGCCGCAAGGGCCGCGTGCCGGCGGTGGAAATCATGATCGGCACGCCGCTGGTGGCCGACCTGATCTTCAAGGGCGAGATCCACGAGCTCAAGGAAGTCATCAAGAAGTCGCGCGAGCAGGGCATGATCTCGTTCGACCAGGCGCTGTTCGACCTGTACGAGCAGGGCAAGATCACCTACGAGGACGCGCTGCGCAATGCCGACTCGCTCAACGACCTGCGCCTGATGATCAAGCTGCACAGCACCCATGCCAAGGACTCGGACCTGGGTGCCGGCACCGAGCATCTCAACGTCATCTGA
- the ubiA gene encoding 4-hydroxybenzoate octaprenyltransferase, with amino-acid sequence MLERLALYARLVRIDKPIGTLLLLWPTLWAMWMAADGPPRRGLFWIFVAGTFLMRSAGCAINDWADRDFDKHVKRTRERPLTAGKIAAWEALAVAAVLALVAFALVLPLNALTKWLAVVAAVVAGTYPFFKRFFAIPQAYLGIAFGFGIPMAFAAIQDQVPPVAWLMLLANVFWAVAYDTAYAMVDRDDDLLLGMKTSAITFGRFDVAAIMLCYGAFFALMAWTGMLLGLGWPYWAGLVAAIGCAGYHHTLIRDRDRMRCFAAFRHNNWLGACVFAGTALAYAVR; translated from the coding sequence ATGCTTGAACGCCTTGCCCTTTACGCGCGCCTGGTGCGCATCGACAAGCCCATCGGCACGCTGCTGCTGCTGTGGCCGACGCTGTGGGCCATGTGGATGGCGGCGGACGGGCCGCCGCGCCGGGGCCTGTTCTGGATCTTCGTCGCCGGCACCTTCCTGATGCGCTCGGCCGGCTGCGCCATCAACGACTGGGCCGACCGCGACTTCGACAAGCACGTCAAGCGCACCCGCGAGCGCCCGCTGACCGCCGGCAAGATCGCCGCGTGGGAAGCGCTGGCGGTCGCCGCCGTGCTGGCGCTGGTGGCGTTTGCGCTGGTGCTGCCGCTGAATGCGCTGACCAAGTGGCTGGCGGTGGTGGCGGCGGTGGTGGCGGGCACGTACCCGTTCTTCAAGCGCTTCTTTGCCATTCCGCAGGCCTATCTGGGGATCGCGTTCGGCTTCGGCATCCCGATGGCGTTCGCCGCGATCCAGGACCAGGTGCCGCCGGTGGCGTGGCTGATGCTGCTGGCCAATGTGTTCTGGGCGGTGGCGTATGACACCGCCTATGCCATGGTCGATCGCGACGACGACCTGCTGCTCGGCATGAAGACCTCGGCCATCACCTTCGGTCGCTTCGACGTGGCGGCGATCATGCTGTGCTATGGCGCATTCTTCGCACTGATGGCGTGGACGGGCATGCTGCTCGGCCTGGGGTGGCCGTACTGGGCGGGGCTGGTGGCCGCGATCGGCTGTGCCGGCTACCACCACACGCTGATCCGGGATCGAGACCGGATGCGGTGCTTCGCGGCGTTCCGGCACAACAACTGGCTGGGGGCCTGCGTGTTTGCCGGGACGGCGCTGGCGTATGCGGTGCGGTGA
- a CDS encoding type IV pilus twitching motility protein PilT has translation MDIAQLLAFAVKNKASDLHLSADMPPMVRIHGDMRRINVASMTHKDVHAMVYDIMSDTQRKAYEERLEIDFSFEIAGLSRFRVNAYNTQRGAAAVFRTIPSKVLTLEELRAPAVFADLCMKPRGLVLVTGPTGSGKSTTLAAMVDHRNENDMGHILTVEDPIEFVHGSKKSLINQRELGPHTHSFANALRSALREDPDVILVGELRDLETIRLALTAAETGHLVFGTLHTSSAAKTIDRVVDVFPPEEKDMVRTMLSESLEAVISQTLLKTRDGNGRTAAHEIMIATPAIRHLIRENKIAQMYSMMQTSSGLGMQTLDQCLSDLIKRSVISYNDARAIAKNPDAFMG, from the coding sequence ATGGACATCGCGCAGCTATTGGCTTTCGCCGTCAAGAACAAGGCGTCCGATCTTCATCTGTCCGCGGACATGCCGCCGATGGTGCGGATCCACGGCGACATGCGCCGCATCAACGTCGCCTCGATGACGCACAAGGATGTCCACGCCATGGTGTACGACATCATGAGCGACACCCAGCGCAAGGCCTACGAGGAACGCCTCGAAATCGATTTCTCGTTCGAGATCGCCGGCCTGTCGCGCTTCCGCGTCAATGCCTATAACACCCAGCGCGGCGCCGCCGCGGTGTTCCGTACCATTCCTTCCAAGGTGCTGACGCTGGAAGAGCTGCGCGCGCCGGCGGTATTTGCCGACCTGTGCATGAAGCCGCGCGGGCTGGTGCTGGTGACCGGGCCGACCGGCTCGGGCAAGTCCACCACGCTGGCGGCGATGGTCGACCATCGCAATGAAAACGACATGGGCCACATCCTGACGGTGGAGGACCCGATCGAATTCGTGCACGGCTCCAAGAAGAGCCTGATCAACCAGCGCGAGCTGGGGCCGCATACGCATTCGTTTGCCAACGCGCTGCGCTCGGCGCTGCGCGAAGACCCCGACGTGATCCTGGTGGGCGAGTTGCGCGACCTCGAAACCATCCGCCTGGCGCTGACCGCGGCCGAGACCGGCCACCTGGTCTTCGGCACGCTGCACACCAGCTCGGCGGCCAAGACCATCGACCGCGTGGTCGACGTGTTCCCGCCCGAAGAGAAGGACATGGTGCGCACCATGCTGTCGGAATCGCTCGAGGCAGTGATCTCGCAGACGCTGCTGAAGACCCGCGACGGCAACGGCCGCACCGCCGCGCACGAGATCATGATCGCCACCCCCGCGATCCGCCACTTGATCCGCGAGAACAAGATCGCGCAGATGTACTCGATGATGCAGACCAGCAGCGGGCTGGGCATGCAGACGCTGGACCAGTGCCTGTCGGACCTGATCAAGCGCAGCGTCATCAGCTACAACGACGCGCGCGCGATTGCCAAGAATCCGGACGCCTTCATGGGCTGA
- a CDS encoding helix-turn-helix transcriptional regulator, translated as MSRRADRLFQIVQVLRGRRLTTAALLAQRLGVSERTVYRDIQALSLSGVPVEGEAGIGYRLRADFDVPPLMFTAIEVEALVAGLRLLKAWGGGALAAAADPALEKLMAALPPPRRLAAQQSRVFAPEYVNQAQVREAFDVVHGALGAHKLLQLDYCDVQQRITERVVMPLGLFFWGNAWLLATWCTTREDYRSFRLDRCRAIRMLDDHFHETPDRSLNGFLRAVRAGGS; from the coding sequence ATGAGCCGCCGCGCCGACCGCCTGTTCCAGATCGTGCAGGTCCTGCGGGGCCGCCGCCTGACCACGGCGGCGCTGCTGGCGCAGCGGCTCGGGGTCTCGGAACGCACCGTCTACCGTGATATCCAGGCGCTGTCGCTGTCGGGCGTGCCGGTCGAGGGCGAGGCCGGCATCGGCTACCGGCTGCGCGCCGATTTCGACGTCCCGCCGCTGATGTTCACCGCCATCGAAGTCGAAGCGCTGGTCGCCGGCCTGCGGCTGCTGAAGGCCTGGGGTGGTGGCGCGCTGGCCGCCGCGGCCGATCCGGCGCTGGAGAAGCTGATGGCCGCGCTGCCGCCGCCGCGCCGGCTGGCGGCCCAGCAAAGCCGCGTGTTCGCGCCCGAGTACGTCAACCAGGCGCAGGTGCGCGAGGCCTTCGACGTGGTCCATGGCGCGCTGGGCGCGCACAAGCTGCTGCAGCTCGACTACTGCGACGTGCAGCAGCGCATCACCGAACGCGTGGTGATGCCGCTGGGGCTGTTCTTCTGGGGCAATGCCTGGCTGCTGGCAACGTGGTGCACCACGCGCGAGGACTACCGCAGCTTCCGGCTCGACCGCTGCCGCGCCATCCGCATGCTCGACGACCATTTCCACGAAACCCCGGACCGCTCGCTCAACGGCTTCCTGCGCGCGGTGCGCGCCGGCGGGAGCTGA